DNA from Bombus vancouverensis nearcticus chromosome 14, iyBomVanc1_principal, whole genome shotgun sequence:
tgGAAAATACTGCTTTCAGATAGTCACCGATTTTGACTTAACATTAACTAAACAACACGTCAATGGAAAAAAAGTTCTCAGTAGTTTTGGtatgtaaatttataaacattattttattgtaatcACCTATTAAggcttaattaaatttatacagagtaaaatttaatacagctttttatttattgccttgtaattttgaaaaaaaaaaaaaaataggaatcTTTAGCAAGTGCAAGCAACTTCCAGAAATATATGCGAAGGAATCAAGTCGTCTTTATCAGAAATACAGACCGATCGAAATAGATCCTAATTTATCTATTGAAGTAAAAACAGAGGCAATGAGAGAATGGATGATAGCAGCAGAGGAAATACTGAAAGGAATACCTTTTACTCCTGATGAAATACCAGAAATAAGCAATATTTATGGAACACATTTAAGGGATGGTactaaagaattttttaaaaaactgcACTTTGTTAAAATTCCAGTACTAGTCTTTAGCGCTGGTTTAGGAGATATCGTCGAAGCTATATTAAAGAATCAAGGAGTTCTATTTGATAATGTAAAGGTGACAGTTGACACATACAATTTCCTCTATCGCTTTATCTTCTTTGCTTTTTCTAAACTTGTAGTAACAATGGCAGAAAGAATATATTCAGAGttataatattcatttttagATAATCTCCAATTTTCTCAAATATAAAGATGGAAAATTGGCAGGCTTTCAAAATGAAAGACTAATTCATGTTTTCAATAAAAACGAACATGCAATAGAACAAGACTATTTTAAAGTTCTTGAAGGaaggaaaaatgtttttttaatggGTGATACCATAGGAGATGCATCGATGGTCGATGGAATGGTGAATACACGTGCTGTACTAAAAATTGGTTTTCTTTATGACAATGTAAGTACTATGTATTGCATCGTGtttatttataacaaataattatCGTTGTATGTCTTGCCTTATAATTAGAACTTATCTACAGAAGGATCATGAATTCTATAGAAATGTTGATCTTTTACAGATTGAAAGCAGCCTAGCTTCATTTATGGAAAAATTTGACATTGTCTTGGTCGATGATCAAACGATGCAAGTTCCGATCGATATATTAAGACtattgttataacatataacaaataattaaatgtgattttctaatttttatcacTTATGAAGTATCTCTTCCACTTAATATAAGTGAATATTTATGTTTTATGTGTATCCCACCCATTAAGTGAAACTAATCACCATAGTttaattatgatttatttaattcaattgTAACAGTTTaacgaaatttattaaaagatatCATTTTAATGATAATATTGTTTCCCAGCGTGattttaaatgttaaatatttataatgtatatattttcTAGTAAAAACtactaaattaatttcaataatctCGTTAGAATGActaaataacatttttcgtagaataaatacattttcgtagaatttgtttaaaaatcgAACAGGTCCGTACTAAAATTTTACACTATTGATATTTTTAGTGAAACTTGTCAAATTAATGAACGTATACGTACGTACATGTACTTATTCATAAAACTTTTTCTTTATAATGGCTATTATTATATTgcagaaaggaaagaaattctgttctgcaaaatataataataaaaataacattaaATGCAATTGTTGCTAATGATTATGATAAAATTCCCTACACGGACCACGAATTCATAACACTTTAGCACATTTTAGGAAAAAGTAAGTTGAGAACCGTTGATCAATGATTAGTCTTCAATACGCTCCTTACTAACCACAAAGTACTGGTGTCTCTCGTTTATTGAAGTTTGATAATTTTGCATTCCAAAAAGTATTCTGGCGTAAGTTATTTCTAAATTGCTTTTAATCGAGACAACTTATTTTAGAATGCTGAATTGTAATGCTCAATATCAACGAATTTTATAAAACttaaaacttgaaatataatcTCAACTTATCGTGAAATAACTCCGATCTTCGACAAATACAATTCGACTAATCGATTCTAATCGATATTAAATATCCTAAATTCGATAATAAATTGCAAATCGAGTCAAgagcatttatataaatataaattaatttcaattgccTTTCTAATTTGATTTATAACCAATAAATCTAAGATTTCTTTTATAGGTATTATTAATCCCTGAAGAAATTACGAGGAATTGTCTTACGTAAAATTATATTctagagttagtaataaattgaaaaattaaatgaacagtATAGCAGAAGCTTGTAATAATCTTAAAAAGGACTATGATGGGTGTTTCAAACTTTGGTTTTCCGAAAAATTTCTTAAAGGTGATTTAGACGATTCAATGTGTTCGAATCATTTTAAATTGTACAATCAATGCCTTCAGGTAACCAAATTAATATCTTCCTAAATTCACCGTTTTTAAAATCTAAACATTAAAATGTTATGAAACTGAAATATGAATGCGATTTCTTGAGAGTTAtattctttacaaaattttgTGAAAATGAACTTATGATTCTGCAAACATTCGATAAactgaaatacaaaataattattaacatcGTGTGATTGTACGTACATTTTCcgtttttgtttctcttttaaaCCAGACCTTAAAATCTCATAAAAGATGTCTGAGATAAAGTAGCCTCTGTGCTGTATGGACAGTAATCATGAATTAAAGCAATGTACAAGTTTGAACATGCGGATTGCacaattttcctctttttctgtaTGAATAACTAAACAAAATTATCAGAATCGGCCATGATTTAAtccattaattttttaattgataaTTTAAATAAGAATATATTATGGAGGCTTGCAAAGAATTGAAAGAAAAGTACGATCGTTGTTTTAATGATTGGTTCTCTGAGAAATTTCTGCATGGAATCAATGACGATAGTGAATGTGCACCTTTACTTAAAGTTTATACCAAATGTGTAGCGGTAAGTTAAAATGTTATAAGAAACTTGAATTTTTGAATTTCTAACCTTACTTTTGTTAGCTTATTATTGTGCCTATTTGATTATGAAAGAGCTAAATATACGATTAGAAAGAAATCACTTGAGAACGCGAACAATTATATAGAATCTAACATTTATATTTCAGAATCATGAACTTTGTAAACAATTTTTAAGATTAACCAGTcaaaattaatcatttttatgcCTTGATAAAACTTAAATTTTATTGGACTTTCaataacataaaaaataatatcattACTACTAATTACTTTTggaatttgatgaaattaatatgaatttattaTGCTCAAATTCTATGTTGCTATTTCTAAATTTTTTGAAACgaattttttattacttaatattTCGTTAGAAAACAATTGTATTGTTACAATTTATAGGGTGTACTTTATTCATTATAATTATGTTTCAGCAAGCCATGAAAGATCAGAACATAAATCTGGACGAAGTGAATGTAGCTCATTTGGGAACAGAACAAGAGAAGAAAACTGAAAATTGACAATTATGATTTTAATAGGATTTTCTCTTAATTTTTCTTATGGatgtgttatatatatatttaaataaatcattatttttatcataaaacAATTTACGCAATTGTGTTCTCATTATCATCAATAAGCACAAATATGAACATCAATGTTCAAATAGGTTTTTATTTGCCTATACAAAAGTTTTTAAAGATAATATCTAAGACTTCTTCATTACTGATAGCACCGGTAATTTTGCCAAGTTCTCTTGCTGCGTCTCTAATATCCTGTAAGGATATAGCCGTGTCATAAGTTGGTACTACAGTTCTTTCTAAATACAGTTCAAGACAATCTGAGACATGCAATAAATGATTTCTATATCGTGCATGACTGATTACAGGATTTTCTCGAGATGGATCTCCGCAcctgaaattaaaaatatagattaatgcaataaaatagaaatgttttatttgaacgaaatactgtttaaattgtacttattacagtaattacatttattcgtgtaatttattatattacttggttttcaatattacaaaaataaaatactcaCAATTCCTCGAAACACTTTCCTAATGCGTTCGTAAGCTCTTCTAAACCTTCTTGCGTCTTACATGATATAGGAACAACATTTTGCTGCCtccatctttctttttcttcttctttaagTAAGTCTATTTTATTTAGTACAGCAAGAACCCTCTTTTTATCTATTcccaaataatttttatactgTTCTAAAAACATTCCTACAGaagtttttatattattttccgCACTAATTAAACATATAACAAAATCTGCTTCTTTTGAGTATTCTTTTGCCTTTCTAATACCCTCCACTTCTATTTCATTCTCCGGATTATTCCTGATTCCTGCAGTATCTGCAAGAATCATTGGATATCCACAAATATTTGTTGTTAACTCTATAACATCTCTCGTTGTTCCCGGTGAAGATGTAACAATTGCTGCATCTTTTCTAGAAAGAAGGTTTAGAAGACTACTTTTGCCAACATTAGGCTCCCCAAGAATTGCTACGTGTACCCCAGTGCGTAAAATTTCCCCTTTTCTTCCATCAGAAAGATGTTGCCGAATTTCTGTATATAATGTTTGCACAACAGTATTAGCATCTTCTAACACATTTGATGTTACACTGTGCTCTTCAGAGAAATCAACATAAGCTTCTAAATTGGCAAGAACATTTAAAAGCGTAATACGCCAAGAATCATAGAGACGACGGAGGGAACCACTTGCTTGATTAGAGGCCTGTTAAAGTTACAATAGGaaatgttataacatagtaaATTCTAGTGCTACAAGGTGATTAAAAAGTATTCTTTCAGAAGGATATTACAGTAATTTCATTTGTACCTGCTGACGTTGTTTTTCAGTTTCTGCTTCAATTAAATCCCCTATACCCTCCGCTTCAGTTAAATCTATCTTTCCATTTAAAAATGCCCTCTTTGTGAATTCTCCGGGAAGTGCTAGATGAAAACGTAACTTTGAAAGTGCATTTAAAATTGATGTCACTACCGCTGGACCACCGTGAACGTGAAATTCTGCGCAATCCTCTCCAGTAAATGATTTGGGTCctgaaattcattattcatcgAATACATGAGttttttatactatttattttcaATACATAATTTCGACAGACACTCGTTTGAATTAAACACTGAATCACATTACCTGGAAACCAAAGGCATAGACCCTTATCTAAAACTTCTTTTGTCTGAGGATCATGAATCTTTCTTAAGAAGGCTGTTCTAGGTTTTGGAGaagatatttttgtcattttttccAATGCTACTAATGCTTCTGGTCCTGAAACACGAATTACTGCTACGCCGCATTTACCATATCCTTTAATACAAAAAAAGCATTTATCATTTAATGAATCGTTTCATAAATTAAAGTAGTTAAATTAAAGTATAGTGAATGCGATAGAACAGAACTATTActgtaaattaaatataattcacttcaagaaaataaatttttttaattaaataaaaacataaatatatagaCATAATTAATATCTTTTCAGTTATATTGTATGtcaaattgtaaataataatttcatttaattcgtATTCATTTTCACATTGGAATTTATAGTTAAACACAAAGTActttaaatgtttaaatttgTGACTGCAAGACGCATGCGCAGTTAAAATTGGCGGAATGCTAAATGTTCCATCTGATAAAAAGCAGTGTTGAAGTGCACAGCTATCAAATGAaaatttctatataataaatgcatcgattttataaaaatttgagcAATGCTAgaaatatagaagaaagtgtAACAACCGGAAGAAAGTGCATAGATCGTAGAGGATCTATATTCACAAAAGTGTCTTTGCAGTAAAATTAGTGGAACAAAAATTCTGCGTCTCATTTTCTTCGAGCTGGTAGTTAACTTTcaaatgtttttattttaaagtattCGTAACATTTGTGTGCACAATATATAAACAGTAACAAACTTTCATAAATTTAATACgacgttttttttttacatttattttacattgGCTTAGAATCAGGTTAGGTATTTAAGCACAAGTATTGAGCACGACCATTGATGAGGGGAATGTAAGATGGAAGTTAACGATTAATTGAAAAGGTTCGGTTTAATCAGGATACCGAATATTTTATCTACATTAACGCACTTTTTAAGTGTTTGACATTTCGTGATAAGTTTTAATAAGCTTTTATAGCAAtgcagaaaataaaaattgtatgtgTTATATGAAACAAGTTTACGATATGAATATTAAAGTGTAAATTAAGACAAAATGGCAGAATTTGGAAAGAAACTAATCACTAGTAAAGATATACAGAAATGGTGTAACGATTGGGTAGAATTGCAAAAAAATTTTACATATACAGATGAACCGCAATGTAAGAGAAGACATGCAGACGACGACGATAGTTATAATACTGATTCCGAGTTTGATTCCGTATCAGAATGTGGAACAAAAAGAAGGGTTGGTTTCCCGCTGAAACGTGAAATTTATCATCTATCATGTGAATGGACGAGCTGTAAATATGAAACCAATCACGTCGAGAGATTCGTAAATCACGTGGCCACGCACGTGTCTGATTTAAATACGCGGACCAATGAGAAAGAAATCGGTGTTTACATATGTCAATGGACTGGCTGTTTGTATGAGAGTGATGATCCCGATGAGATCTCTAGGCATGTTAATTACCATGCCTATCATACTAAATTGAAATGTATCGGATCAAATGTTCGCACCAGAATTAAATTACCTGTAAGAAGTTATCTACTAGTAGTAAATTATAAGTGaccattaattttaattaaccattttatttcataatttttattctacgattctatattataattatttgctcgctataaatattattttaataaaaaattgtataagttttctttaaaaattaaatagagatataaaaatatttgcgGGATTTATAATCTTAATATTTCAGAAATGTCGTAGAGATCCCGAATGGAAAAATGTTGTGGATCTTCCAGCGCCACTTCTTTGCCGTTGGGAAGAATGTCTGAAACACTTCAGAAATTATCAGTTATATTTGTATCATGTGGCTGTTCACATCGAGGAAGGCCCTAGAGGTAAT
Protein-coding regions in this window:
- the LOC117156230 gene encoding TP53-regulated inhibitor of apoptosis 1-A isoform X2, with translation MEACKELKEKYDRCFNDWFSEKFLHGINDDSECAPLLKVYTKCVAQAMKDQNINLDEVNVAHLGTEQEKKTEN
- the cN-IIIB gene encoding cytosolic 5'-nucleotidase IIIB isoform X2, with the translated sequence MLTDGCNSLQIVTDFDLTLTKQHVNGKKVLSSFGIFSKCKQLPEIYAKESSRLYQKYRPIEIDPNLSIEVKTEAMREWMIAAEEILKGIPFTPDEIPEISNIYGTHLRDGTKEFFKKLHFVKIPVLVFSAGLGDIVEAILKNQGVLFDNVKIISNFLKYKDGKLAGFQNERLIHVFNKNEHAIEQDYFKVLEGRKNVFLMGDTIGDASMVDGMVNTRAVLKIGFLYDNIESSLASFMEKFDIVLVDDQTMQVPIDILRLLL
- the LOC117156227 gene encoding 5-taurinomethyluridine-[tRNA] synthase subunit GTPB3, mitochondrial isoform X2, with translation MTKISSPKPRTAFLRKIHDPQTKEVLDKGLCLWFPGPKSFTGEDCAEFHVHGGPAVVTSILNALSKLRFHLALPGEFTKRAFLNGKIDLTEAEGIGDLIEAETEKQRQQASNQASGSLRRLYDSWRITLLNVLANLEAYVDFSEEHSVTSNVLEDANTVVQTLYTEIRQHLSDGRKGEILRTGVHVAILGEPNVGKSSLLNLLSRKDAAIVTSSPGTTRDVIELTTNICGYPMILADTAGIRNNPENEIEVEGIRKAKEYSKEADFVICLISAENNIKTSVGMFLEQYKNYLGIDKKRVLAVLNKIDLLKEEEKERWRQQNVVPISCKTQEGLEELTNALGKCFEELCGDPSRENPVISHARYRNHLLHVSDCLELYLERTVVPTYDTAISLQDIRDAARELGKITGAISNEEVLDIIFKNFCIGK
- the LOC117156230 gene encoding TP53-regulated inhibitor of apoptosis 1 isoform X1 → MNSIAEACNNLKKDYDGCFKLWFSEKFLKGDLDDSMCSNHFKLYNQCLQQAMKDQNINLDEVNVAHLGTEQEKKTEN
- the cN-IIIB gene encoding cytosolic 5'-nucleotidase IIIB isoform X1, whose product is MTSEINLDDFPTLKLKHVHIKDKRRLLRTINTMLTDGCNSLQIVTDFDLTLTKQHVNGKKVLSSFGIFSKCKQLPEIYAKESSRLYQKYRPIEIDPNLSIEVKTEAMREWMIAAEEILKGIPFTPDEIPEISNIYGTHLRDGTKEFFKKLHFVKIPVLVFSAGLGDIVEAILKNQGVLFDNVKIISNFLKYKDGKLAGFQNERLIHVFNKNEHAIEQDYFKVLEGRKNVFLMGDTIGDASMVDGMVNTRAVLKIGFLYDNIESSLASFMEKFDIVLVDDQTMQVPIDILRLLL
- the LOC117156227 gene encoding 5-taurinomethyluridine-[tRNA] synthase subunit GTPB3, mitochondrial isoform X1, with amino-acid sequence MRRRIFVPLILLQRHFCEYRSSTIYALSSGYGKCGVAVIRVSGPEALVALEKMTKISSPKPRTAFLRKIHDPQTKEVLDKGLCLWFPGPKSFTGEDCAEFHVHGGPAVVTSILNALSKLRFHLALPGEFTKRAFLNGKIDLTEAEGIGDLIEAETEKQRQQASNQASGSLRRLYDSWRITLLNVLANLEAYVDFSEEHSVTSNVLEDANTVVQTLYTEIRQHLSDGRKGEILRTGVHVAILGEPNVGKSSLLNLLSRKDAAIVTSSPGTTRDVIELTTNICGYPMILADTAGIRNNPENEIEVEGIRKAKEYSKEADFVICLISAENNIKTSVGMFLEQYKNYLGIDKKRVLAVLNKIDLLKEEEKERWRQQNVVPISCKTQEGLEELTNALGKCFEELCGDPSRENPVISHARYRNHLLHVSDCLELYLERTVVPTYDTAISLQDIRDAARELGKITGAISNEEVLDIIFKNFCIGK